Proteins encoded in a region of the Pseudomonas sp. PDNC002 genome:
- a CDS encoding HlyD family efflux transporter periplasmic adaptor subunit translates to MPKKLVLVALVALLLGGGVWWYLHSRESDDKRLVLYGNVDIRQVSLAFIGSERIAKMNVEEGDQVKAGDVLASLDTRTLRLQIDKAQAQIAAQEQNLLRLKNGSRPEDIDRAKAQDKAARAQLDLANTQLRRLESIRANSPGGRAVSQQDIDSATSQQKVAQAELEDRQKSLRLAQIGPRVEDIAQAEAQLAAARADVALLQHNLDEADLKAPQNATVRSRLLEPGDMASPQRPVYSLALTDPKWIRAYVSEANLGRIKPGLKAQVFTDSHPDQAIDGHVGFISSVAEFTPKSVQTEELRTSLVYEVRVLVADPDNRLRLGMPATVRFADEPR, encoded by the coding sequence CTGGTGCTCTACGGCAACGTGGACATCCGCCAGGTGTCACTGGCCTTTATCGGCAGCGAGCGCATCGCGAAGATGAACGTCGAGGAAGGCGACCAGGTGAAAGCCGGCGACGTGCTGGCCAGCCTCGACACCCGCACCCTCCGTCTGCAGATCGACAAGGCCCAGGCGCAGATCGCCGCCCAGGAGCAGAACCTGCTGCGCCTGAAGAACGGCTCGCGCCCCGAGGACATCGACCGCGCCAAGGCCCAGGACAAGGCCGCGCGCGCCCAGCTCGACCTCGCCAACACCCAGTTGCGCCGGCTTGAGAGCATCCGCGCCAACAGCCCCGGCGGCCGCGCCGTCAGCCAGCAGGACATCGACAGCGCCACCTCGCAGCAGAAAGTCGCCCAGGCAGAGCTGGAAGACCGCCAGAAATCCCTGCGCCTGGCGCAGATCGGCCCGCGCGTGGAAGACATCGCCCAGGCCGAGGCCCAGCTCGCCGCCGCCCGCGCCGACGTGGCATTGCTGCAACACAACCTCGACGAAGCCGACCTCAAGGCGCCGCAGAACGCCACCGTACGCTCGCGTCTGCTGGAGCCCGGCGACATGGCGTCGCCGCAACGCCCGGTGTATTCCCTGGCGCTGACCGACCCGAAATGGATTCGCGCCTATGTCAGCGAAGCCAACCTGGGACGGATCAAGCCGGGGCTCAAGGCCCAGGTCTTCACCGACAGCCACCCGGACCAGGCCATCGACGGCCACGTCGGCTTCATCTCCTCGGTCGCCGAGTTCACCCCCAAGTCGGTGCAGACCGAAGAGCTGCGCACCAGCCTCGTCTACGAAGTGCGCGTGCTGGTCGCCGACCCGGACAACCGCCTGCGCCTGGGCATGCCGGCCACGGTTCGCTTCGCCGACGAGCCGCGTTGA
- a CDS encoding ATP-binding cassette domain-containing protein, producing the protein MADTPVIRAEGLAKQFLVKESGRTVQALKDISLDIPRGQLTALVGPDGAGKTTFLRLVAGLLQADAGTLTVLDIDVHAHPQQVQDRISYMPQRFGLYEDLSVQENLDLYADLHGVPHRERQERYQRLLEMTDLARFTDRPAGKLSGGMKQKLGLACTLVRSPDLLLLDEPTVGVDPLSRRELWEIIQQLIEQEQLSVLVSTSYMDEAERCAEVFLLHQGQLMAKGDPASIREHADNLCFIATPPQDEPARTLQARLLDDHQNIVDAVPQSGEVRFIRQPDADQGKLDQLLDGAPVRQVDARLEDGFMFLLRARSDAEQVDMESLKAGTRRHGESHADSDETVIEVKDLVRKFGDFTAVASTSFSVHRGEIFGLLGPNGAGKTTTFRMLCGLLPATSGTLQVAGVNLRNARAQARRKVGYVSQKFSLYGNLSVAENLRFFGGAYGLGGKQLKQRMDEVSRQFDLAGQEDSPSGQLPGGFKQRLAMAVGLLHEPEILFLDEPTSGADPLARRGFWQRITALAASGTTIIITTHFMEEAEYCDRIVIQDAGKLLAMGTPREVREQAGGKGSTLNMEQAFIEIVETNRHEASREHAKAESA; encoded by the coding sequence ATGGCCGATACCCCAGTGATTCGGGCCGAGGGCCTGGCCAAGCAGTTCCTGGTCAAGGAGTCGGGACGGACGGTGCAGGCACTCAAGGACATCTCCCTGGACATCCCGCGCGGCCAGCTCACCGCGCTGGTCGGCCCGGACGGCGCTGGCAAGACCACCTTCCTGCGCCTGGTTGCCGGACTGTTGCAGGCCGACGCCGGTACCCTGACCGTGCTGGACATCGACGTCCACGCCCACCCGCAGCAGGTCCAGGACCGCATCAGCTACATGCCGCAGCGCTTCGGCCTCTACGAGGACCTCAGCGTGCAGGAGAACCTCGACCTCTACGCCGACCTCCACGGCGTACCGCACAGGGAACGCCAGGAGCGCTACCAGCGCCTGCTGGAGATGACCGACCTGGCGCGCTTTACCGACCGCCCGGCGGGCAAGCTCTCCGGTGGCATGAAGCAGAAGCTCGGACTGGCCTGCACGCTGGTGCGCTCGCCGGACCTGCTGCTGCTCGACGAGCCCACCGTCGGCGTCGACCCACTGTCGCGCCGCGAGCTGTGGGAGATCATCCAGCAACTGATCGAGCAGGAGCAGCTCAGCGTGCTGGTCTCCACCTCCTACATGGACGAGGCCGAGCGCTGCGCGGAAGTCTTCCTGCTGCACCAGGGCCAGTTGATGGCCAAGGGCGACCCGGCATCGATCCGCGAGCACGCGGACAACCTCTGCTTCATCGCCACCCCGCCCCAGGACGAACCCGCGCGCACCCTGCAGGCGCGGCTGCTGGACGACCACCAGAACATCGTCGATGCCGTGCCGCAATCGGGCGAAGTGCGCTTCATCCGTCAGCCCGACGCGGATCAGGGCAAGCTCGACCAGCTACTCGATGGCGCGCCGGTACGCCAGGTGGATGCGCGCCTGGAAGACGGCTTCATGTTCCTGTTGCGCGCCCGCAGTGACGCCGAACAAGTCGACATGGAATCGCTCAAGGCCGGCACCCGGCGCCACGGAGAGAGCCATGCCGACAGCGACGAAACGGTGATCGAAGTGAAGGACCTGGTGCGCAAGTTCGGCGACTTCACAGCCGTGGCCAGCACCAGCTTCAGTGTGCACCGCGGGGAAATCTTCGGCCTGCTCGGGCCCAACGGCGCCGGCAAGACCACCACCTTCCGCATGCTCTGCGGGCTGCTGCCCGCCACCAGCGGCACGTTGCAGGTGGCCGGGGTCAACCTGCGCAATGCTCGGGCCCAGGCACGGCGCAAGGTCGGCTACGTGTCGCAGAAGTTCTCCCTCTACGGCAACCTCTCGGTGGCGGAGAACCTGCGCTTCTTCGGCGGCGCCTATGGCCTGGGCGGCAAGCAGCTGAAGCAGCGCATGGACGAGGTGTCCCGCCAGTTCGATCTCGCCGGCCAGGAGGACTCGCCCAGCGGCCAGCTGCCCGGCGGCTTCAAGCAGCGCCTGGCGATGGCGGTGGGCCTGCTCCACGAGCCGGAAATCCTCTTCCTCGACGAACCCACCAGCGGCGCCGACCCCCTCGCCCGCCGTGGCTTCTGGCAGCGCATCACGGCGCTGGCGGCGTCCGGCACGACCATCATCATCACCACCCACTTCATGGAAGAAGCCGAGTACTGCGACCGCATCGTCATCCAGGACGCCGGCAAACTGCTGGCCATGGGCACGCCGCGGGAAGTGCGCGAACAGGCCGGCGGCAAGGGCAGCACGCTGAACATGGAGCAGGCCTTCATCGAGATCGTCGAAACCAACCGGCATGAGGCCAGCCGCGAACACGCCAAGGCGGAATCCGCATGA
- a CDS encoding ABC transporter permease, which translates to MSAGGFWRRLASLTRKEVRQLVRDRSNLLIGIGLPIALILIFGYGLSLDVKRAIVAIVLDDPSPVARDVAAGISRTEYLEPHYVRSFAEGEALMRAREIDAVVQFPSDFTRRLNDGNAQIQVLVQGSDATRAASVSTYVSSALAGYGEKQADRSAGSSAQGGAVTIVQRMWFNAANTSTWYLVPGLIVLIMTLVGAFLTALVMAREWERGTLEALFVTPVRPVEILLAKIIPCFGIGMIGLALCLLAARFLFDVPIYGSFIVLVISSMLYMLVALGIGLLISAVTKNQFLASQIALLASFLPAMMLSGFIFDLRNVPTAIRVIGNLLPATYFMELVKSLFLAGDFWPMIFKNCAILAAYAVALLGLARLVTRKRLD; encoded by the coding sequence ATGAGCGCCGGCGGCTTCTGGCGGCGCCTGGCCTCGCTGACCCGCAAGGAAGTGCGGCAACTGGTGCGCGACCGCAGCAACCTGCTGATTGGCATCGGCCTGCCCATCGCGCTGATCCTGATCTTCGGCTACGGCCTGTCGCTGGACGTCAAGCGCGCCATCGTCGCCATCGTCCTCGACGATCCCTCCCCCGTGGCCCGCGACGTGGCCGCCGGGATCAGCCGCACCGAGTACCTCGAACCGCATTACGTGCGCTCTTTCGCCGAGGGCGAGGCGCTGATGCGGGCACGGGAGATCGACGCAGTGGTGCAGTTCCCCTCCGACTTCACCCGCCGCCTCAACGACGGCAACGCGCAAATCCAGGTTCTGGTACAGGGCTCGGACGCCACCCGCGCCGCCAGCGTCTCCACCTACGTCAGCAGCGCGCTGGCGGGATACGGCGAGAAGCAGGCCGACCGCAGCGCCGGCTCCTCAGCCCAAGGTGGCGCCGTCACCATCGTCCAGCGCATGTGGTTCAACGCCGCCAACACCAGCACCTGGTACCTGGTGCCGGGCCTGATCGTGCTGATCATGACGCTGGTGGGGGCCTTCCTCACCGCCCTGGTGATGGCCCGCGAATGGGAGCGCGGCACGCTGGAGGCGCTGTTCGTCACACCGGTGCGGCCAGTGGAAATCCTCCTGGCGAAGATCATCCCCTGCTTCGGCATCGGCATGATCGGCCTGGCGCTGTGCCTGCTCGCCGCGCGCTTCCTGTTCGACGTGCCGATCTACGGCTCCTTCATCGTACTGGTGATCTCCTCCATGCTCTACATGCTGGTGGCGCTGGGCATCGGCCTGCTGATCTCGGCGGTGACCAAGAACCAGTTCCTCGCCAGCCAGATCGCCCTGCTCGCCAGCTTCCTGCCGGCGATGATGCTCTCGGGCTTCATCTTCGACCTGCGCAACGTACCGACCGCCATCCGCGTGATCGGCAACCTGCTGCCGGCGACCTACTTCATGGAGCTGGTGAAATCCCTGTTCCTGGCCGGCGACTTCTGGCCGATGATCTTCAAGAACTGCGCGATCCTCGCCGCCTACGCCGTCGCCCTGCTGGGCCTGGCGCGGCTGGTGACGCGCAAGCGGCTGGACTGA
- a CDS encoding ABC transporter permease, which translates to MEFLWRILNLWRKELLVILKDPANRIVLVAPVLMQSVLFGYAVTFDLNDAPYAILDLSHSESSTRLASRLDGSGIFHRVATLTRVEEIQTVIDEQRALLVIHIPSDFQTRLTQGDPAPIQVILDGRNSNTAGSAAAGLAVVVDEFNREQGLASAPISVVSRSWYNPNLETRWPLIPALIATLSMMQTLMLTALSVAREREQGTFDQLLVTPYTPLEIMFGKAIPPLLIGLVQATLVLLMALFWFRIPMAGSLFNLYGGLTVFTIACVGLGMSISAVSLNMQQAMLYTFVLIMPLTLLSGLATPVRNMPEFLQVVTYANPLRFGIDLIQRVYLEGATLADVGLNLIPMLVVAAVTLPLASWLFRHRLA; encoded by the coding sequence ATGGAATTTCTCTGGCGCATCCTCAACCTCTGGCGCAAGGAACTGCTGGTGATCCTCAAGGACCCGGCCAACCGCATCGTGCTGGTGGCGCCGGTGCTGATGCAGAGCGTGCTGTTCGGCTACGCCGTGACCTTCGACCTCAACGACGCGCCCTACGCCATCCTCGACCTGAGCCACAGCGAATCCTCCACCCGCCTCGCCTCGCGGCTGGACGGCAGCGGCATCTTCCACCGGGTGGCGACCCTGACTCGCGTCGAGGAAATCCAGACGGTGATCGACGAGCAGAGGGCGCTGCTGGTGATCCACATTCCCTCGGACTTCCAGACCCGCCTGACCCAGGGCGACCCGGCACCGATCCAGGTTATCCTCGACGGCCGCAACTCCAACACCGCCGGCTCCGCCGCCGCCGGCCTGGCCGTGGTGGTCGACGAATTCAACCGCGAACAAGGTCTGGCCTCCGCGCCGATCAGCGTGGTCAGCCGCTCCTGGTACAACCCCAACCTGGAAACCCGCTGGCCGCTGATCCCCGCGCTGATCGCCACCCTGAGCATGATGCAGACGCTGATGCTCACCGCCCTCTCGGTCGCCCGCGAACGCGAACAGGGCACCTTCGACCAGCTGCTGGTGACGCCCTACACGCCGCTGGAAATCATGTTCGGCAAGGCCATCCCACCGCTGCTCATCGGCCTGGTGCAGGCCACTCTGGTGCTGCTGATGGCGCTGTTCTGGTTCCGAATACCCATGGCCGGCTCGCTGTTCAACCTCTATGGCGGGCTGACGGTATTCACCATCGCCTGCGTCGGGCTGGGCATGTCGATCAGCGCCGTGTCGCTGAACATGCAACAGGCGATGCTCTACACCTTCGTGCTGATCATGCCGCTGACGCTGCTCTCCGGCCTCGCCACGCCGGTACGCAACATGCCCGAGTTCCTGCAGGTCGTGACCTACGCCAACCCGCTGCGCTTCGGCATCGACCTGATCCAGCGGGTCTATCTGGAAGGCGCGACCCTGGCCGATGTGGGGCTCAACCTGATCCCCATGCTGGTGGTCGCCGCCGTCACCTTGCCGCTTGCCTCGTGGCTGTTCCGCCACCGGCTTGCGTAA
- a CDS encoding efflux transporter outer membrane subunit has protein sequence MNLTSRFVSLALLGSSLAGCAVGPDYEAPKTQAPASWQAAHSGSGQLHPTEGATRLSEDWWTLFNDPVLNNLQRRADKASPDLNTAVLRFAQSRMQRQMVAAQRGVDVNASAAVNRQRLSENGSNALMIQRIAPTGDSDQIAKVLAEPFTLYQAGFDASWEPDLWGRIRRSIEAADASVDAQQAMFEETRLGVSAELARSYFELRGVQQQIAVAQQDIAATEESMQLIQVRADGGLVDDFDVERQRGQLADLRSSLPQLQASESAAINQIGVLIGAEPGSLRDDLKPVAQTTPQTPDLSLGLPSEVARRRPDIRAAEAQLHAATANIGVAVADLYPTIRLGAHFGYESEEDGRISDWGSRTWTVGPSLSLPIFDNGRRRSQINLRKLEQQEAAVSYQQTVLKAWQEVDDALSHYGAERQRNQRLQEKLQSSDVAYGMAKARYAGGMTDFLVELDAQRAYLQARRDVVDSDTQLRLTLIALCKALGGGTPAPDTTASR, from the coding sequence ATGAACCTCACTTCCCGTTTCGTCTCCCTGGCCCTGCTGGGTAGCAGCCTCGCCGGCTGCGCCGTCGGCCCCGACTACGAAGCACCGAAAACCCAGGCGCCGGCGAGCTGGCAGGCCGCGCATTCCGGTAGCGGCCAGTTGCACCCGACCGAGGGCGCAACCCGGCTCAGCGAGGACTGGTGGACCCTGTTCAACGATCCAGTGCTGAACAACCTGCAACGCCGCGCCGACAAGGCCAGCCCGGACCTCAATACCGCCGTGCTGCGCTTCGCCCAGAGCCGCATGCAGCGACAGATGGTGGCGGCCCAGCGCGGCGTGGACGTCAACGCTTCGGCGGCGGTGAATCGCCAGCGCCTGAGCGAGAACGGCTCCAACGCGCTGATGATCCAGCGCATCGCACCGACCGGTGACAGCGACCAGATCGCCAAGGTCCTGGCCGAACCCTTCACGCTCTACCAGGCCGGTTTCGACGCTTCGTGGGAGCCCGACCTGTGGGGTCGCATCCGCCGCTCCATCGAGGCCGCCGATGCCAGCGTCGATGCGCAACAGGCGATGTTCGAGGAAACCCGCCTGGGCGTTTCCGCGGAGCTGGCCCGCAGCTACTTCGAGCTGCGCGGTGTGCAGCAACAGATCGCCGTGGCGCAGCAGGACATCGCCGCCACCGAGGAATCCATGCAGTTGATCCAGGTGCGCGCCGACGGCGGGCTGGTGGACGACTTCGACGTCGAGCGCCAACGCGGCCAGTTGGCCGACCTGCGCTCCAGCCTGCCGCAGCTGCAGGCCAGCGAGAGCGCGGCGATCAATCAGATCGGCGTATTGATCGGCGCCGAGCCGGGCAGCCTGCGCGACGACCTGAAGCCCGTCGCGCAGACCACGCCACAGACACCAGACCTGAGCCTCGGCCTGCCCTCGGAAGTGGCGCGCCGTCGCCCGGATATCCGCGCCGCCGAAGCCCAGTTGCACGCCGCCACCGCCAATATCGGCGTGGCCGTGGCCGACCTCTATCCGACCATTCGCCTGGGCGCGCATTTCGGCTACGAATCCGAGGAGGACGGCCGCATCAGTGACTGGGGCAGCCGCACCTGGACCGTCGGCCCGAGCCTGTCGCTGCCGATCTTCGACAACGGCCGGCGGCGCTCGCAGATCAACCTGCGCAAGCTGGAACAGCAGGAAGCCGCCGTTTCCTACCAGCAGACCGTGCTCAAGGCCTGGCAGGAAGTCGACGATGCGCTGAGCCACTACGGCGCCGAACGCCAGCGCAACCAGCGCCTGCAGGAAAAACTGCAGAGCAGCGACGTCGCCTACGGCATGGCCAAGGCGCGCTATGCCGGCGGCATGACGGATTTCCTGGTGGAACTGGACGCCCAGCGCGCCTACCTGCAGGCGCGCCGCGATGTGGTGGACAGCGATACCCAGCTGCGCCTGACGCTGATCGCACTGTGCAAGGCTCTAGGCGGCGGCACGCCGGCGCCGGATACCACCGCCAGCCGCTGA
- a CDS encoding alpha/beta hydrolase, with protein sequence MTRAASDSFEHHDIVTCLGRLHVRCQGRGEAILFWSSLLMSSDMWLAQAAHFGEHYRVVLIDPPGHGDSEPLCRAFSFGECARCVAQVLDELGIERGHFVGNSWGGMIGGTFAARYPHRIGAAVLMNCTASPAGLRHRIEFPLMARIVRWQGGFKGPMIRSAVRAFTGPTSDRERPQVGESIRRALRRCRIDSVAWAVRSVVPQRPDQLELMQSIRTPVLVVAGEEDRTFPVSETLRMAAAIPASESVVMAGTAHLAALECPEPVNRLIEDFLARHPFASGGG encoded by the coding sequence ATGACCCGCGCCGCTTCCGATAGCTTCGAACACCACGACATAGTTACCTGCCTGGGGCGCCTGCATGTGCGCTGTCAGGGCCGCGGCGAGGCGATCCTGTTCTGGTCCAGCCTGTTGATGAGCAGCGACATGTGGCTCGCCCAGGCGGCGCATTTCGGCGAGCACTACCGCGTGGTGCTGATCGACCCGCCCGGCCACGGTGACAGCGAGCCGTTGTGCCGTGCCTTCAGTTTCGGAGAGTGCGCGCGCTGCGTGGCGCAAGTGCTGGATGAACTGGGCATCGAGCGTGGCCACTTCGTCGGCAATTCCTGGGGCGGGATGATCGGTGGCACCTTCGCGGCGCGCTATCCGCATCGCATTGGCGCCGCTGTGCTGATGAACTGTACGGCCTCGCCGGCTGGGCTGCGCCACCGCATCGAATTTCCGCTGATGGCGCGCATCGTGCGCTGGCAGGGCGGCTTCAAGGGGCCGATGATCCGCAGTGCGGTGCGCGCCTTCACCGGGCCGACCTCGGATCGCGAACGGCCACAGGTCGGCGAATCTATCCGCCGGGCCTTGCGCCGGTGCCGGATCGATTCCGTGGCCTGGGCGGTGCGGAGCGTGGTGCCGCAGCGCCCGGACCAGCTGGAGTTGATGCAAAGTATCCGCACGCCGGTACTGGTGGTGGCGGGCGAGGAGGACCGCACCTTCCCGGTCAGTGAGACCCTGCGCATGGCCGCCGCCATTCCCGCTTCCGAGTCGGTGGTAATGGCCGGCACGGCGCACCTTGCCGCACTGGAGTGCCCCGAGCCGGTCAACCGGCTGATCGAGGACTTCCTGGCGCGCCATCCCTTCGCCTCGGGTGGTGGCTGA
- a CDS encoding DUF4157 domain-containing protein, producing MPSHFPTRFLRALALLAGLAVSVPASASASACPAGQRQVCLDTCVCLPDIGAVLGPVFSDASKVAAQALAVWLQQSRDQAAQGGTQPIPLEIRAQLQGYLPDEVLMAARYSTGALDQLNAAQAMMQNPDTEAVTLVDVIVFRSEEDAQKDVALWAHELWHVKQYQEWGVQGFATRYTQNFNAVEAPAYEMQLRVAKDLREGRISH from the coding sequence ATGCCATCCCACTTCCCGACCCGCTTCCTGCGCGCCCTGGCGCTGCTCGCCGGGTTGGCCGTGTCCGTTCCCGCCAGCGCCAGCGCCAGCGCCTGCCCGGCGGGCCAGCGCCAGGTCTGCCTGGATACCTGCGTCTGCCTGCCGGACATCGGTGCCGTACTCGGCCCGGTGTTCTCCGACGCCAGCAAGGTCGCTGCCCAGGCCTTGGCCGTGTGGCTGCAGCAATCCCGCGACCAGGCCGCCCAGGGCGGCACCCAGCCGATCCCGCTGGAAATCCGCGCGCAACTCCAGGGTTACCTGCCGGACGAAGTGTTGATGGCGGCCCGCTACTCCACCGGCGCGCTGGACCAGTTGAACGCGGCCCAGGCGATGATGCAGAACCCCGATACCGAGGCCGTCACGCTGGTGGACGTGATCGTCTTCCGCAGCGAGGAAGATGCGCAGAAGGACGTTGCCCTCTGGGCCCACGAGCTGTGGCACGTGAAGCAGTATCAGGAATGGGGTGTGCAGGGTTTCGCCACGCGCTACACGCAGAATTTCAATGCGGTGGAGGCGCCGGCCTACGAAATGCAGTTGCGTGTGGCCAAGGACTTGCGCGAGGGCAGGATCAGCCACTGA
- a CDS encoding nuclear transport factor 2 family protein, which produces MDQAFPPLQHPLQALIQAADEAIGREDFDALIDFYSDDALLVVKPGLLARGKAQIRQAFVAIAEHFGHNLRVRQGRLEILETGDTALVVAQTLLDTSHGKLTRRATYVFRRGADGAWRCAVDNSYGTDLLEATT; this is translated from the coding sequence ATGGACCAGGCATTCCCCCCACTACAGCACCCGCTGCAAGCGCTCATCCAGGCCGCTGACGAAGCCATCGGCCGCGAGGATTTCGACGCGCTGATCGACTTCTACAGCGATGACGCCCTGCTGGTGGTCAAGCCCGGCCTGCTCGCGCGCGGCAAAGCGCAGATCCGCCAGGCCTTCGTCGCCATCGCCGAGCACTTCGGGCACAACCTGCGGGTGCGCCAGGGCCGCCTGGAAATCCTCGAGACCGGCGATACCGCCCTGGTGGTCGCGCAGACCCTGCTGGACACCAGCCACGGCAAGCTGACCCGCCGCGCCACCTACGTCTTTCGCCGCGGGGCCGATGGCGCCTGGCGCTGCGCCGTGGACAACTCCTACGGCACCGACCTGCTGGAGGCGACGACATGA
- a CDS encoding ATP-binding protein: MSPGTLHLLCGKAASGKSCLARQLAEAPGTVMLAEEQWLAELFPWGISNPDDYQLYARRVRKVMGPHVVGLLRAGTSVVLDIPANTLADRRWLIDLAEQAGAAHCLHFLDVDPATCRSRLLARHAIAPLAAPLDPAGYEALNRFFVAPRPEEKLRVQRHGA; this comes from the coding sequence ATGAGTCCGGGCACATTGCATCTACTGTGTGGCAAGGCGGCGTCAGGCAAATCCTGCCTGGCGCGGCAGTTGGCCGAGGCGCCCGGCACCGTGATGCTGGCCGAGGAGCAGTGGCTGGCCGAGCTGTTCCCCTGGGGCATCAGCAACCCAGACGACTACCAGCTCTATGCCCGGCGCGTGCGCAAGGTGATGGGGCCGCACGTGGTCGGCCTGCTGCGCGCCGGCACCAGCGTGGTGCTGGATATTCCCGCCAATACCCTGGCCGACCGCCGTTGGCTGATCGACCTGGCCGAACAGGCCGGCGCGGCGCATTGCTTGCACTTCCTCGACGTCGACCCGGCCACCTGCCGTAGCCGTCTGTTGGCACGCCATGCCATTGCGCCGCTGGCGGCCCCGCTGGACCCGGCCGGCTACGAGGCGCTCAACCGCTTCTTCGTCGCCCCGCGCCCGGAGGAAAAACTGCGGGTGCAGCGCCATGGCGCCTGA
- a CDS encoding class I SAM-dependent methyltransferase, producing MNTDAIATLREQLLAALNPAPAETRRLFHGRGRRWPGLEHVTADWLEGVLLVSLFREPAEDELAALRAMLVELAQSETWRATGARSLMLQHRYTLESTMEVLHGEAFDGWQITEHGLRYQLDLGRKQNNGLFLDMRYGRQWVQANANGLRVLNLFAYTCGFSVAAIAGGAQKVVNLDMARTALSRGRDNHRLNSHDLSKVSFLDHDLFKSWGKVKKSGPYDLIIIDPPSFQKGSFVLDKDYARVLRRLPELLDGAGTVLACVNDPAVGVDFLLQGMAAEAPQLRFVERLENPPEFADIEEDSGLKALVFQLD from the coding sequence ATGAACACCGACGCCATCGCTACCCTGCGCGAGCAACTGCTTGCGGCCCTGAACCCAGCCCCTGCGGAGACCCGCCGCCTGTTCCACGGGCGCGGCCGGCGTTGGCCGGGGCTGGAGCACGTGACCGCAGACTGGCTGGAAGGCGTGCTGCTGGTTTCGCTGTTCCGCGAGCCTGCCGAAGACGAGCTGGCGGCACTCAGGGCGATGCTGGTCGAACTGGCGCAAAGCGAAACCTGGCGCGCCACCGGCGCCCGCAGCCTGATGCTGCAGCACCGCTACACCCTGGAAAGCACGATGGAAGTCCTCCACGGCGAGGCATTCGACGGCTGGCAGATCACCGAGCACGGGCTGCGCTACCAACTGGACCTGGGCCGCAAGCAGAACAACGGCCTGTTCCTCGACATGCGCTACGGCCGCCAGTGGGTACAGGCCAACGCCAACGGCCTGCGTGTGCTCAATCTGTTCGCCTACACCTGCGGCTTCTCCGTGGCGGCCATCGCCGGCGGCGCGCAGAAGGTGGTCAACCTCGACATGGCCCGCACCGCGCTCAGCCGTGGTCGCGACAACCACCGCCTGAACAGCCACGACTTGTCGAAGGTCAGCTTCCTCGACCACGACCTGTTCAAGTCCTGGGGCAAGGTGAAGAAATCCGGCCCCTACGACCTGATCATCATCGACCCACCGAGCTTCCAGAAAGGCAGCTTCGTCCTCGATAAGGACTACGCCCGCGTCCTGCGCCGCCTGCCGGAACTGCTGGACGGCGCTGGCACCGTACTGGCCTGCGTGAACGACCCGGCCGTTGGCGTCGACTTCCTGCTCCAGGGCATGGCCGCCGAGGCGCCGCAGCTGCGCTTCGTCGAGCGCCTGGAGAACCCGCCGGAATTCGCCGATATCGAGGAAGACAGCGGCCTGAAGGCCCTCGTATTCCAGCTGGATTGA